TTTCTGCTCATTATTTTCCTAATTCATAATCTTCTTTCTGCTGCATTTATCAACTATAAAACAGTCTCATTTCACTTATGTAGAAACTTGAGAGAGATGTTCAAGATTGATGCTGCAGATTATATGATCTCCATATGTGGAAATTCTGCACTTAGGGAGCTATCTTCTCCTGGAAAGAGTGGAAGTGTATTTTTCCTATCACAAGATGATCGGTTCATGATTAAGACTCTCCGGAAATCTGAAGTGCAGGTACCTTTCTCTATTTGGActtcatatatacatatatattataTAAGTGGTGCTACGAGCTTGTTCAGTGTATTACTGATTTATATATCATGTCGTGGTAGTGTAATTTGAATGTTTCATGACTCTGATTCTGCAGGTTCTTTTACGAATGCTTCCAAACTATTATAATCATGTCCATACTTACGAGAACACACTCATAACTAAGTTTTTTGGCCTGCACAGGGTTAAACCTTCTAGTGGTCAAAAGGTAATTATAATCAACTAGCACACATCTCTTTTGAGGTGTTTCTTGTTCACATCCCTATTTTTGGTGTAACAATCCTTGTTTATTGTTTGCAAATTTGCAGTTCCGTTTTGTTGTAATGGGAAATATGTTCTGCACAGAATTAAGAATTCACCGGAGATTTGATCTGAAAGGTTCATCCTTAGGCCGTTCTACTGACAAAATTGAAATCGACGAGAACACAACTCTGAAGGATTTGGATCTGAACTATTCCTTTTATCTTGAACCCTCCTGGCGAGAGGCTCTACTTAAGTGAGTGTCGTTTCTCTGAAAATCGTCTCTGCTTACTGAGATATGGTTTTGTGGCATAACTGCATTGTACTTGGTGATGTGTTTCCATTGAATTGTTGTTCAGCTAGTATAATACTATAGATGTTGAAATTAAGTGTATTATGACTTGctgaaatatgtcatccacgGATCCACCTTGTTAGCAAAGATAGAGAtgataaatatatatataaagtatTACGAAGAAATTTCTGATAAAAATATGCAGTTAACGTCCAGTCCAGCGTGTGTTATGATCATTTCTCAGATTTTTGTGCAGAAGTTCCATAAAAGTAATTTTGCACCAATTGACCAAGAGATATGCAGTATGATTATGTTTCACCTTATTATAGTGCTTCATGTATTGTCTTTATTCTTTTCAGGCAGATAAAGACTGATAGTGAATTTCTGAAGTCACAACGGATAATGGATTACAGTCTACTGCTTGGTGTCCATTACAGAGCTCCGCAGCACCTACGAACACGtgcatcatatcgtcgaagcatgACAGCAGAGAGATTAACAGTTCTTTCAGAAGAAGGTACACAACTTTGCTCCCGGCTAATGGATTTTATCAACTTGCTACTACTTCTATGGGATACATGTTATTTTTTCAGTTTCAATGGTCTTCAGATTTGGGGGTATTAATAAACATTGCAGCTATTCATAGTGCTAACTCCTGTGCTTTAGAGTATCCGTGGCTATTCACAAATAGTAGATCCGTCCGTGTGTGTCATACTGTCACTACCGGATCATAGCATTTGTGGTGTCTATTCAACGTGTCGTTGGGTGTTTCAGCAAGGTCGCCACTGGGGTTCTGGATGACAGTGCTTTCGTCAAGCTGTACATGTAGTTCATGATCTCAGCCATCCATAAAAAATAATCTAACAGACCCATGAAATTGGTACCCATTTCCTGAGGATAGGATCTCGTTGAGTCAGGTGGCTGTCAGTTAGTGTTAGTCGCACAAATTAATCTGATAGTTGCTCGTTCCTGTGATATGTCATGTTCCTTTCTATTTCTGTGATATATTTACCTCCTGCAGTACTATGTTCAATTATTGTTACGGTATGACCGGGACTCCGGGAGAACATAATTGCGTTTTGCCCACAATGATCTTGTACAGATGCCCAGGAGGATGATGCTTTTAACTACCCAGAAGGACTAGTTTTGGTTCAAAGATCTACCGACGACAACAGTGTGGTCGTTGGGCCTCACATAAGGGGAAGCCGATTGCGTTCCTCTGCTGCTGGATTCGGGGAAGTGGATCTGCTGCTTCCTGGTACAGCTAGGTGAGGGTCATTTCTATGGCTATTCCTAAACAGCCATGGCTCTGAATCAATGTCTGCAATCTTTTTATCTCCGCGTTGCATGctgcacacacacacgcacgcgcacacacacacacacacacacacacaaggtggGAGCTTTTGGTGACTGGGGGTCTCCCTTCTTTCTGGCAGGGTCCAGATCCAGCTGGGCATGAACATGCCGGCGAGGGCGGAGCAGATCCCCAAGGAGGGCGACAGCAAGTCGTTCTACGAGGTGTACGACGTGGTGCTCTACCTGGGCATCATCGACATCCTGCAGGAGTACAACATCACCAAGAAGATTGAGCACGCCGTAAAGTCGATGCAGTACGACTCGGTCTCCATCTCCGCCGTCGACCCTGAGTTCTACTCGGAGCGCTTCCTCAAGTTCATCCAGACCGTCTTCCCCGAGAACTCGTAGGGCCTCCACCAACCATCACTCCAGTGAACGCTCCAATCCCTGCCATGGCATGATCTTCCGCCAGCTTGTGTACAGAATGAGGAATGAGGGCATCCGCAGAGAGTCTTCTGGAGGGCTGTCCAGGTAGAAAGCCCTTACACAGCTTCTGCAAGCATGAGCTGGATTTTTTTTTCAAGCATAAGCACATGTGTCTTTATTCTGGGAATAAAGGTGACATGTCCGGTTGTGGAGCATGGATAATCCACCGATGTCCCGCTGTGGGAGCGAAGAGGAGCGTCCGACTTTCTGCGCGAATATATGTGTCCGTCGAGATCAGGAGTGATGTGCTCGACATCTTGAAGATGTCACGAATAGATTCTTGATCTACTTTTGTTGTTCGTTTCTCCTAGTGTTCACTAGGAACACACCTGTATAAAGAACCACTACCCAAAGATTGAAACTGAATTTCCGACACGAGGTGTGTACACGAGTAGTTCCTACCATCGCAATGGTGCTTGAACTCAACAGTGCGTCCTTCCATACATCCTTGCCATGCCCGGCATGAAATTGAGCTGTTcggcaagccccccccccccccccccccccccttcctacAACAGGTGCTACGACAAACCTTTACCAAGTCCGAACGATTGTCAACTACAGGTGCTGCGACAAAGCTTTATTGTCAACATCACGATAACGTCAAACTTATTGTTGAGACAAACTCCAACATCAAACAAAATAACAGGGGCAAGATAGGACCTACATCTAGATACAGTGTATGCAAGGCTCATCATAGGAGTGACCTACTTCATCCTTTCCATATCCCTCTCCCTTGTTCAATCTTACTCGTCCTTTTCATATCTGTAAGTACGTTCAATCATTGACGAGGTTCAAAGGACTCGACAGGAGCTAGGAGTTAAGAGGAACAACCTTCATGCAAAAACTCCGTATGATTCCCCTCCCCTCTTCCATGGCCCTCACGGCTATCTAGACCTACAGATAAACACAATATTGGATGCTTCCAGGCAAAAACAGTTATCCAGGAACATTGACAATCATCCGTTGATGTGAATGCAGACGACATGGATAAAAAAGCCAAAGAGAGAAAATCAACACGCCAAACAACCAAGATATCACATGGTTTATAATCAGTGTTACATCGTTCGGGTTACCAAACACGCAGAGCAGCGACCAAATGAACAGAATAAATTACAGGTCCTAGATGAAGCACAAAGGTCTCAGCACCGAGCGCGTGCAAGCGACCGGGCTTTCTCCAGTTCAAGAGCTTATTGCTTTACTATACCTTTCACCAAGTCAGGATCATATATGACAAACTAAAAGCGTAAATGTAAAACTGCGTTGAGTCGTTGCTCCCTCGCCATCATCGAGGGGGCGCCTTGTATAGTCCCGCTAAACCAAAAGAAAACAGCCCCAAGGGCAGGCTCTTAGCTTTACCTGCTGTAGATGCAGGACCCTACTTTGAAACTCAACATGAGAATCATGGCCGAGACAAAGAAGAGGTACAGGCCGCCGCGCAGCACCGTTGGGACGGTGCTCACCCGTGTAGTGGCTGGCTCGTCGTCGAAACCAATCAACTTCGTGGACACGTTGCTCTCCACGGTGAAAGAAAGGAGTAGGTTGAAGACTCCATTCTTCTGCAGGGGCCAGTTGTCTGAGTTGCCGGTGAAACTGTGGTCGCCGAGCTGGACGATGCCCGCCGTGACACGAATCTGACTAGGCCCGCTGAGCGCGGCGATGGATTTTCCTGTGGTTGGTGGGAATTCCGAAGCCATTGCaggtggggctggatatgaacccAGCATGTTTGCGAACTTCCCAAATCTTTTGCCAACATTGTCGTCCATTGGCAAATCTTGAGCAAGAAAATACACAGAATCTTATAAATGATGAGTTTGTCCGGTGTGCATTCACCGATTGCCTAAGAAGAATTTGGAAGCATGGAACTGAATATCTTAAAACTGTACCTGTAACCATGCTGTCTGGATAAAGGTTCTCACGGGATCCAGACGAGGACGCGCCATATTGAGCCTTTGCTTCATCCTGCAGAGAAGTAGCACCATAGGTGATCACCAGCAACGGGTTCTTTAGCCTAGACTTTTTGTTTAGGAATATAACGCAAGAGTAACTTGTTACTTCTTTGAAGCATACCTTTTGGTCAAAGTCCGATGCTGCTGGAAATTGAGAATTAGAGCCGTCAACTGGGCCCAAAAGATCTAAACTGAAATCGCCCTCTGAGGCATTTAAGAGAGACATGATGTCATCATCAAAGATAGAGAGATCGTTCACATTTGCACAATCATCCTTTCCATCTACCCATTTGTGATCGCTTGATGCTTCATAAAATTGCTCGTTGTCACCCACTTGCTGTGGAAATGACGGACCATACAAGTTCTGGTCATCTGAAGGACAAGCTTGCTGCTGTCCTGAATACAAGTTCTGGTCATCTGAAGGACAAGCTTGCTGCTGTCCGAAATATGCATTGGTATCATTTTCTGTGTCAAAGTACTCCGCATCACTAAGAGCCatattggcatggtttcgattacCATAAGTTCTAATAATAGGATAATATGCCTGATCACCATTTGAAGGGTCACTCCACATGGTCAGGCCAGCCTGACGTACATATCCATCATCTTGATTTGGGCATCCAGACAAATCCGCAAGACTGAAGTGATCATCAATGGGACTCTGCTCTTCAGGTTCACCTGTATTGTCAACACTAACATCTGACACAGGCTCCTGCAGGATCTCATCCAGAGAAACATCACCGTCAGCATAGCTGCCCATGCCAGTCCCATTCAAACCTTGAGCTTGGAGAGGAGCAATTGCTTGGATAGGAGCAACAATTTCTGGTGGGATGAGCACGTCTTGGATCTGAATGATGGAAAACAGTAACAAAGTAAATATTGGTGTGTTCAAACACGAACAATAGAAAATGCTTCACAGAGCACTGGATAGTTGGTAACAAGAACAATTCCCATACAATAGGTGGAATTGTACCTATGCACAGAAAAATGCCAATATATGTAACCTAACTAGTTTCCACTGTCGACTTTGAGTGAAGACTGAGTTCAGCAGCCAGCTTAAGTGGGAGGCATGTAAAGTAGGTAATTAGCTCAACTTTTATCATTTGGAATTGAACTAACAGATGCATTCGCATGTCAATTGGGCTCTAGTTTTCAATTCGAGCTAACTAATATCTCACAGAAGAATAACGAAGACAGGATCTTACTTGCACAagctcattaattccagaaaatatgtTCTCATCTTCCACATTTGACTCCGCACTTGCAGTATCTGTGATCGCAAGCATTTCAGTGGATGTACCACTGGTAGGTGTATTCTCAATTGCATCATCCTCATCTTCCCATTCCTCCTCCATGTATGGTGCACCATACTGTGCTCCATTCTGAGGCCCAGATCCAACCTTTTGGAAAATCCTACACACCACATGCATATCCTGTGCAACCAAAAGGAAAATGAACATCATAATATCAAAGGAATTCTGCACTTTAGCAACACAAAAaatgggacagctcccagaaacATATGATAATGGTATATACACAATGATGCATACTGCAAGGTTATTGTTTTTAAGAACCAAAGAGGAGGAACAACATTTTGATAATGCCATTAAGTAACTAGTTAATGATAAgtaatcaatattatcactatatAACATTAAACAAGGAGTGATAAATTCAGTGAAAAGCATGTTTCCAACCAACTAACCAGTTAACAACAAATTTGTCATCTCCAAAGGTCATCTACTTTAATATCCTACTGATGCTATAGAAATGGAACAATAAAACTGATGCAAAAGGCCTCCTCAACAGTTCCATGCAACAAGTAATGTCCTTGCTTAAATAGCCACAAATAAGCTCATGAACTGCAGCCCCTGGTATCCGAAGAGACGATGATTTAGTGAGGGGTCTTCACCTAAGATTGAGATTTCAGGAAATACCAGGAGTGATATTTGCTGAATTCCCCTCCCATGGTGAGGCGCCACTCCATGCAAGATAGAGCTAGATAATGAATCACCAACCTATAACCCAATCTGGCAATTATATAAGATCCGTCTTCTGAAAAACACAACCTTTTGGTCAAGAATTACTAAGATTGTAGAGCTAGACAGTTGACTATCAAAGCATAGCCCACTCTGGTAAGCATATCAGGTCAATCCTCTGCACCAATAATAGCACAGAGACAAGCCGCGGGTCAAGAATTTACTAAGATTGTAGAGCTAGACAGTTGACAATCAAAGCATAGCCAACTCTGGTAAGCATATCATGTCCATCCTCAGCACCAATAATAGCACCGAGTCCAGGCGCACGGCACAAACTGAACCTTCTGGTCATTGTAGAGTTAGACAGTCCATCCATATCGCTACTAACACCTAGACTGTCCAATTCAGTGTGGATACGCATTGCAGGCTACAGCAAACTTAACACGGCATCCCCTGCTTTCTCAAGGGATGATTGCGTATCTAGGGAACGAATGCTAGATCTGCAAACTTAAATGGTCAACTAACCACCTAAATACAGCCCACCCCAGCAAGCACATCATCAATCAGGTCCATCCCCAGCACGACTAAAACATCGAGATCGTCCACAGGTTAACATACAtaccaaaaagaaagaaaaaattaaCAAGAGCGGCAGCAAGAGGAGGAGACCTGGGGCCCGTCGTTGTCGAGGAGGCGGTACTCGTGCATGACCCAGTTGGTGCGGTCGCCCTTGGGAGCGCGGCCGGCGTGGAAGACGAGCGTCTTCTTCATCCCGACGAGGCGGCCGCGGTGGGACACCTCGCGGTCCTTGCCGGTGGTCTTCCAGTAGCCGCGCGGGGTGGCGCGATTGGTGCGGTTGCCGGGGCCCCCGcgtccgccggcgccggcgccggccacCTTGCGGTCGAGGCGCGCGAAGAAGTACCACTGCGCGTCGCGGCTCCGGATGCGGGAGAGCGGCGGCAGGTCCCAGGGCTCGAGCCGGTAGAGGTCGACCTCGGCGATGGCGTCTATCCGGAGGCGCCGGCCGAGGACGCGGCGGCGCAGGTAGTAGGAGACCAGctcctcgtccgtcgggtggaagcGGAACCCCGGCGCCATCggcacctcctccgccgccgccggcgggCTGGCCATCGGATCCGGCGGTGGATCGATCTAGTAGGGCGGGGAATTCGGGTCGGGGGCTGGGGTTGGGGGGATCGATCTAGGGTTTGGTTGGAGGGGAGCACGAGGaggacagaagaagaagaaaagtcgGGACGCGTGGGCTGGGTTTGGCGGGTGGGAGGCGTGGAAGAAAAGGGGACGcgtctttcttttttcttcttcttcttctgctacttGTTCTCGAAGGCTCTCGTGGGTTTTAATACGGTTTGGTTTGGTTTGATTGGAACGTGATGCTGTCTTTTTTTCCTTTACATTCTACGATCAAAGTCGTTTACATACATGAACAAACCTAACTCTCTCCAGCGGCGGCAGAGGTGACTAGGGTTTTGAGGGACAGCATCGGCGACCGCCCAATACTTTTTAGGCGGGACGTGTGCGGAATTCCGGTGTGATGGCGGCGGTGAGTACTGCGAGCGGGAGCTACGTCGACGAGGCCGTCGTTGGAGGAGGCGTTGGGAAAGCTCAATATTTCGGAAGAGGGGTCAGGCGATTCCTCTGATTATTGATGATCGAGTGGAAGGACCGCGGAAGTGGCTTCTAGCTGGGAAGGTCTTGTATCGGAACCAAATCCACATCCAAATCATAGCTAATGCTCTACGTTCGGTATGGGGAAACCCTAGAGGCCTTCAGGTTCGATCTGTTGGTGTTAATTCTTTCGTTGATGAGTTTGAAAATAAGAGAGACAGGGACCGGGTCTCGGGAGGATCCTCGTGGCATATTAGTAAGAATGATGTGGTCTTGGCTGAATTTGAGGAACACAGGAGGCGAGATGGGGTGAAATTTGACCGGCTCCATATTTGGGCTAGGGTGCTTAATCTTCCATACCACATGAGGAATGATAATTGGGATTTACCGATTGATAAGCAGAACGATGAACATACCTCGATGATGCAGTTCAATCATAACAGGGCTTCCTATGCGCAAGAGTGTCCATTGATGTGACAAAGCCAATCCGAAGATGGATTCTGATTGATTCTGCGAGGAGGAAGCAGGTGGATCCGTATGACATACAATATGAGCAACTACATTATTTCTGCTTCTCATGTGATCGCTTAGGTCATCTCCACTGCCCTACTCCGGTGCAGCGCGATGAGAACACATACCTGCCTTGTGGGTCGAACCTTCGGGTCCCTGATGATTCCAAGAAGACGGCGACCAGTGTGGATCCGCTAAGGGGCATAATTCAGAAACTAGCGGCAAACATgaatctaagaatttcagatctcaCGGTGATACAACCGATGAAAAGGAAGTCAACTCACCACTAAAGAATACGCATCAACAAAAGCGTAAGGGAGCACCAAATAATATGGTCTATAATCCGGTTGTCAAAACGCTCCAGTTAACAGAGGGAGACGGGAaggggtgtaagtgcatc
This genomic stretch from Hordeum vulgare subsp. vulgare chromosome 6H, MorexV3_pseudomolecules_assembly, whole genome shotgun sequence harbors:
- the LOC123401021 gene encoding NAC domain-containing protein 78-like isoform X1; translated protein: MASPPAAAEEVPMAPGFRFHPTDEELVSYYLRRRVLGRRLRIDAIAEVDLYRLEPWDLPPLSRIRSRDAQWYFFARLDRKVAGAGAGGRGGPGNRTNRATPRGYWKTTGKDREVSHRGRLVGMKKTLVFHAGRAPKGDRTNWVMHEYRLLDNDGPQVGDSLSSSILHGVAPHHGRGIQQISLLDMHVVCRIFQKVGSGPQNGAQYGAPYMEEEWEDEDDAIENTPTSGTSTEMLAITDTASAESNVEDENIFSGINELVQIQDVLIPPEIVAPIQAIAPLQAQGLNGTGMGSYADGDVSLDEILQEPVSDVSVDNTGEPEEQSPIDDHFSLADLSGCPNQDDGYVRQAGLTMWSDPSNGDQAYYPIIRTYGNRNHANMALSDAEYFDTENDTNAYFGQQQACPSDDQNLYSGQQQACPSDDQNLYGPSFPQQVGDNEQFYEASSDHKWVDGKDDCANVNDLSIFDDDIMSLLNASEGDFSLDLLGPVDGSNSQFPAASDFDQKDEAKAQYGASSSGSRENLYPDSMVTDLPMDDNVGKRFGKFANMLGSYPAPPAMASEFPPTTGKSIAALSGPSQIRVTAGIVQLGDHSFTGNSDNWPLQKNGVFNLLLSFTVESNVSTKLIGFDDEPATTRVSTVPTVLRGGLYLFFVSAMILMLSFKVGSCIYSR
- the LOC123401021 gene encoding NAC domain-containing protein 78-like isoform X2, producing MASPPAAAEEVPMAPGFRFHPTDEELVSYYLRRRVLGRRLRIDAIAEVDLYRLEPWDLPPLSRIRSRDAQWYFFARLDRKVAGAGAGGRGGPGNRTNRATPRGYWKTTGKDREVSHRGRLVGMKKTLVFHAGRAPKGDRTNWVMHEYRLLDNDGPQDMHVVCRIFQKVGSGPQNGAQYGAPYMEEEWEDEDDAIENTPTSGTSTEMLAITDTASAESNVEDENIFSGINELVQIQDVLIPPEIVAPIQAIAPLQAQGLNGTGMGSYADGDVSLDEILQEPVSDVSVDNTGEPEEQSPIDDHFSLADLSGCPNQDDGYVRQAGLTMWSDPSNGDQAYYPIIRTYGNRNHANMALSDAEYFDTENDTNAYFGQQQACPSDDQNLYSGQQQACPSDDQNLYGPSFPQQVGDNEQFYEASSDHKWVDGKDDCANVNDLSIFDDDIMSLLNASEGDFSLDLLGPVDGSNSQFPAASDFDQKDEAKAQYGASSSGSRENLYPDSMVTDLPMDDNVGKRFGKFANMLGSYPAPPAMASEFPPTTGKSIAALSGPSQIRVTAGIVQLGDHSFTGNSDNWPLQKNGVFNLLLSFTVESNVSTKLIGFDDEPATTRVSTVPTVLRGGLYLFFVSAMILMLSFKVGSCIYSR